From a region of the Canis lupus dingo isolate Sandy chromosome 5, ASM325472v2, whole genome shotgun sequence genome:
- the LOC112671010 gene encoding putative olfactory receptor 10D3, protein MQNYTSVMEFILLGIPNTEGLENMLFVLFLAFYLFTLLGNLLIFLTILVSSNLHTPMYFFLGNLSVFDIFFPSVSSPKMMLYLMGQSRTISYQGCACQLFFYHFLGGTECFLYTVMAYDRFVAICHPLRYTVIMNRRVCTGLTLGTWLGGCLHGSILTFLVFKLPYCGSNEVDNFFCDIPVVLPLACADTSLAQTVSFTNVDVVTLTCFFLILTSYGHIVLSILKISTAEGRRRAFSTCSAHLMSIFLFYGPVMLIYLRPASSPWLDSVIQVLNNIVTPSLNPLIYTLRNKDVKLALRKVFTQMVHISGV, encoded by the coding sequence ATGCAGAACTACACTTCTGTGATGGAGTTCATCCTATTGGGAATTCCCAATACCGAAGGGCTGGAGAACATgctgtttgtcttatttttggCCTTCTATCTCTTCACCTTGTTGGGAAACCTGCTCATTTTCCTCACCATTCTGGTCTCCTCCAACCTGCACACCCCCATGTATTTCTTCTTGGGAAACCTGTCtgtctttgatatatttttcccttctgtgaGCTCCCCCAAAATGATGCTCTACCTAATGGGGCAAAGCCGGACCATCTCATACCAGGGCTGTGCCTGCCAACTCTTCTTTTACCACTTCCTGGGTGGCACTGAGTGTTTCCTGTACACCGTGATGGCCTACGACCGATTTGTGGCTATTTGTCACCCTTTGCGATACACAGTCATCATGAACCGCAGGGTGTGCACTGGCTTGACATTGGGCACTTGGCTGGGCGGCTGTCTCCATGGAAGTATCCTCACCTTTCTGGTCTTTAAGTTACCCTACTGTGGCTCCAATGAGGTGGACAATTTCTTCTGTGATATCCCAGTGGTGTTACCCCTGGCCTGTGCAGACACCTCTCTAGCTCAGACAGTGAGTTTTACTAACGTGGATGTTGTGACGCTTACATGCTTTTTCCTTATCCTTACTTCCTATGGTCACATCGTCCTTTCTATATTGAAAATCAGCACTGCGGAAGGCAGGCGCCGAGCTTTTTCAACCTGCAGTGCCCACCTGATGTCAATCTTCTTGTTCTATGGGCCGGTGATGCTCATCTATCTCAGGCCTGCTTCCAGCCCCTGGCTAGATTCTGTTATTCAAGTGTTGAATAATATTGTCACTCCTTCTCTCAACCCTTTGATTTACACCTTAAGAAACAAGGATGTGAAATTGGCTTTGAGGAAAGTATTCACTCAAATGGTCCACATTTCTGGGGTATAA